In Vigna unguiculata cultivar IT97K-499-35 chromosome 3, ASM411807v1, whole genome shotgun sequence, a single genomic region encodes these proteins:
- the LOC114175126 gene encoding uncharacterized protein LOC114175126 has product MAANRRRRSSGADDIAEVIHRMVDAMQPPVAAQPTTTIAPIKVPTVEDFSRHKPAEFTGKASPNEADAWLRKCEKIFKVMNCEDEQKLLFATYLLNGDAEYWWAGMQQQMENSEESVSWANFRTRFLEKYFPDTARQDREAEFLALQQGDMIVQEYVNRFEHLARYSSQNITEEWKCLKFERGLRLELKRVVTPSREIWRSTSSFNMEEG; this is encoded by the coding sequence ATGGCTGCtaacaggaggaggaggagtAGTGGTGCTGATGACATCGCTGAGGTGATTCACcggatggtggatgcgatgcagcCACCTGTAGCAGCGCAGCCTACGACGACGATTGCACCAATCAAGGTGCCGACCGTGGAGGACTTCTCTCGCCACAAGCCAGCTGAGTTCACTGGCAAGGCCTCCCCCAATGAAGCGGATGCATGGCTCCGCAAATGTGAGAAGATCTTCAAAGTCATGAACTGCGAAGATGAACAGAAATTGTTGTTCGCTACTTACCTGCTGAATGGGGATGCTGAATACTGGTGGGCAGGCATGCAACAACAGATGGAGAATAGTGAAGAGTCAGTGTCTTGGGCCAACTTTAGAACTCGTTTCCTGGAGAAGTACTTTCCAGATACGGCAAGACAGGACAGGGAGGCTGAATTCCTAGCATTGCAGCAGGGAGACATGATAGTGCAGGAGTATGTGAACAGATTTGAGCACTTGGCGAGGTATTCCTCACAGAACATCACAGAAGAGTGGAAGTGTTTAAAGTTTGAGCGAGGACTCAGACTTGAGCTGAAGAGGGTGGTAACCCCATCGAGAGAGATTTGGAGAAGTACATCCTCTTTCAACATGGAAGAAGGTTAA
- the LOC114176249 gene encoding uncharacterized protein LOC114176249, producing MHSLPSSISSNYPLISAFVAFALAQSIKFFTTWFKERRWDLKQLVGSGGMPSSHSATVTALASAVGLQEGFQGPLFAISLVFACTVMYDATGVRLQAGRQAEVLNQIVYELPSEHPLAERRPLHELLGHTPPQVIAGGILGLLTALALLRPLTIN from the exons ATGCATTCTTTACCCTCATCAATCTCTTCCAATTACCCTCTCATTTCTGCTTTCGTTGCTTTTGCCCTTGCCCAATCCATCAAGTTCTTCACCACCTG GTTTAAGGAAAGAAGATGGGATCTTAAGCAATTAGTTGGGTCTGGTGGAATGCCATCATCTCATTCAGCTACTGTCACTGCTCTTGCATCTGCCGTTGGGTTGCAAGAAGGCTTTCAAGGACCTCTTTTTgctatttccttggttttcgCTTGTACT GTGATGTATGATGCTACTGGTGTAAGATTGCAAGCAGGACGCCAAGCAGAG GTTTTAAACCAAATTGTGTATGAACTTCCTTCTGAGCATCCTCTTGCTGAAAGGAGACCACTTCATGAACTTCTAGGGCACACACCCCCTCag GTGATTGCGGGTGGGATACTTGGACTCTTAACAGCACTTGCCCTTCTAAGACCCCTCACTATAAATTGA
- the LOC114176339 gene encoding ATP-dependent DNA helicase Q-like 5 isoform X1, which translates to MESDSDSDGSHISATPPRNLSPSPPRPPPPRPPPPRPPPPPLVVSNKSRIRIKPSKSKPGPSGSSKAPSKPDPVLETPLSLPTDLPFQIRRPSDAPSVSSSIETLPAGFFSSSHSASFAKIRRPLINPEPSVIEPVLTPTASNSRANSTDSRTRGKTRLPNLIGASAPMPTVKPRPCSGGDGNFVRLNLSGKRRKFLNKKGKSGGKRYKRGKFKSQHEREGEEKDIGELKQRGGCKIREIDCAVVEEAAAAALDEPSEENLVKILKLVYGYDCFRDGQVEAIKMVLAGKSGAVVLPTGAGKSLCYQLPALILPGITLVVSPLVALMTDQLRQLPYVIRGGLLSSTQTPEEASESLMQLRQGGIKVLFVSPERFLNEGFLSIISSLPAISLVVIDEAHCISEWSHNFRPSFMRLRASLLRKTLNVRAVLAMTATATTTTLDAIMSALDIPQSNLIQKAQFRDNFHLSVSMVRNRMKDLLILIKSPPFAEVQSIIIYCKFQYETDQVSRYLNDHSILAKSYHSGITAKERSYVQDLFNSNKIRVVVATVAFGMGLDKSDVGAVIHYSLPESLEEYVQEIGRAGRDGRLSYCHLFYDDETFFKLRSLMYSEGVDEYAVNKFLREVFPADKNSCGKIMSLIKESASRRLDMKEEVMLTLLTRLELGNVQYLQLLPQINTTCTLAFHKTTPPLLAQKVSAIAVILKRSENKRGQYTFDIPTVANDMGVTAVELTNQLYDLKLMGEITYEMKDMAYCYRIIEVPTDLLSLSEDITQWLSEVENCKVQKMDAMFSAVYYALNLCDKMQGCNGTNHTPCLQRKILEYFSGVDNTGFCKKTEGQSSPFLRADIKVFLQSNSQAQFTPRAVARIMHGIASPAYPSTTWSKTHFWGRYTRIDFKVVMEAAKEELKHFVGKNTL; encoded by the exons ATGGAGTCGGATTCAGACTCCGACGGATCTCACATCTCCGCAACTCCTCCGAGAAATTTAAGTCCGTCACCACCGCGGCCGCCACCACCGCGGCCGCCACCACCGCGGCCGCCACCACCACCTCTCGTGGTGTCAAATAAATCCCGAATCAGAATCAAACCCTCAAAATCAAAACCAGGTCCTTCTGGATCCTCCAAAGCCCCGTCGAAACCCGACCCGGTCCTGGAAACCCCTCTCTCTCTTCCCACCGATCTCCCCTTCCAAATTCGGCGACCTTCCGACGCGCCTTCAGTTTCTTCCTCCATCGAAACCCTCCCTGCTGGTTTCTTCTCTTCCTCCCACTCTGCTTCGTTCGCGAAGATTCGAAGACCGCTCATTAACCCAGAACCTTCTGTAATCGAACCGGTTCTTACTCCCACCGCGTCCAATTCACGCGCTAATAGTACCGATTCGAGGACACGCGGAAAGACGCGGCTTCCGAACCTGATAGGTGCCAGCGCGCCTATGCCTACTGTTAAGCCTCGACCATGCAGCGGCGGCGATGGGAACTTCGTGAGGCTAAACTTGAGTGGCAAGCGAAGGAAGTTCCTGAACAAGAAGGGAAAAAGCGGCGGGAAAAGATACAAgagagggaaattcaaatcgcAGCACGAAAGGGAGGGGGAAGAGAAGGATATTGGAGAGTTGAAGCAGAGAGGGGGTTGCAAGATTCGTGAGATTGATTGCGCTGTAGTGGAAGAGGCTGCGGCTGCGGCGCTTGATGAGCCTTCGGaggagaatttggtgaagattttgaaattagtttatggCTATGATTGTTTCCGAGACGGGCAGGTTGAGGCAATTAAGATGGTTCTTGCTGGAAAGTCAGGAGCGGTTGTTTTGCCGACCGGCGCCGGGAAGTCGCTGTGTTATCAGTTGCCTGCTCTGATCTTGCCTGGGATTACATTGGTCGTTAGTCCATTGGTGGCTTTGATGACTGATCAGCTGAGGCAATTGCCTTATGTGATTAGGGGTGGTCTTCTATCTAGTACTCAG ACACCTGAAGAAGCCTCTGAATCACTGATGCAGCTTCGACAAGGGGGGATAAAG GTGCTTTTTGTTTCACCGGAGCGGTTTCTGAATGAAGGGTTTCTGTCTATCATTTCTTCTTTGCCAGCCATCTCACTTGTTGTTATTGATGAAGCACATTGTATATCTGAATG GTCTCACAATTTCCGACCGTCTTTTATGCGACTTAGAGCATCTTTGCTTCGTAAGACACTTAATGTTCGTGCTGTGCTTGCAATGACAGCAACTGCTACTACCACAACTTTAGATGCCATCATGTCGGCTCTAGATATCCCTCAGTCAAATCTTATTCAGAAGGCGCAGTTTCGggataattttcatttatcagTGTCTATGGTCAGAAACAG AATGAAAGATCTACTGATTTTGATAAAGTCTCCTCCTTTTGCGGAAGTTCAGAGCATCATTATATACTGCAAATTTCAG TACGAAACTGATCAAGTTAGCAGATATTTGAATGATCACAGTATCTTGGCAAAG AGTTATCATAGTGGTATCACTGCAAAGGAACGTAGCTATGTACAGGACTTGTTTAATTCCAACAAGATCAGAGTG GTTGTGGCCACTGTGGCATTTGGCATGGGGCTAGATAAAAGTGATGTTGGAGCT GTAATTCATTACAGTTTGCCTGAAAGTCTGGAAGAGTATGTACAG GAGATAGGACGTGCCGGAAGGGATGGGAGGTTGTCCTACTGTCACCTATTTTATGATGATGAGACATTTTTCAAACTTCGTAGTCTTATGTACAG TGAAGGAGTAGACGAATATGCTGTGAACAAATTTCTGCGTGAAGTCTTTCCTGCTGATAAAAACTCCTGTGGGAAAATAATGTCATTAATCAAAGAATCTGCTTCACGCAGGCTCGATATGAAGGAAGAG gtGATGCTTACTCTTCTGACACGCTTGGAGTTGGGCAATGTGCAGTACTTGCAGTTACTTCCACAGATAAATACAACTTGCACTTTGGCTTTCCATAAG ACTACTCCGCCATTACTTGCCCAAAAAGTATCTGCTATAGCTGTAATTCTAAAAAG ATCTGAAAATAAGCGTGGGCAATATacttttgacatccctactgtGGCAAATGACATGGGGGTTACAGCAGTTGAATTAACAAATCAGTTGTACGACCTGAAG TTGATGGGAGAAATAACTTATGAAATGAAGGACATGGCCTACTGTTATAGGATCATTGAAGTCCCTACAGACTTGTTATCACTATCAGAAGATATTACCCAATGGTTATCAGAAGTTGAAAATTGTAAG GTACAAAAAATGGATGCAATGTTTAGTGCTGTATATTATGCATTAAATCTATGTGATAAGATGCAAGGTTGCAATGGGACCAATCACACACCATGCTTGCAAAGGAAAATATTGGAATATTTTTCTGGAGTTGATAATACTGGTTTCTGCAAGAAAACTGAGGGCCAAAGCAG TCCTTTCCTACGAGCGGATATAAAG GTCTTTTTACAGAGCAATTCGCAGGCCCAATTTACGCCAAGAGCTGTTGCGAGAATAATGCATGGAATTGCAAGCCCGGCGTATCCTTCAACAACATGGAGTAAAACTCATTTCTG GGGAAGGTATACTCGAATAGACTTTAAGGTAGTGATGGAAGCAGCAAAGGAAGAACTTAAACATTTCGTCGGAAAAAATACGCTCTAA
- the LOC114176339 gene encoding ATP-dependent DNA helicase Q-like 5 isoform X2 gives MESDSDSDGSHISATPPRNLSPSPPRPPPPPLVVSNKSRIRIKPSKSKPGPSGSSKAPSKPDPVLETPLSLPTDLPFQIRRPSDAPSVSSSIETLPAGFFSSSHSASFAKIRRPLINPEPSVIEPVLTPTASNSRANSTDSRTRGKTRLPNLIGASAPMPTVKPRPCSGGDGNFVRLNLSGKRRKFLNKKGKSGGKRYKRGKFKSQHEREGEEKDIGELKQRGGCKIREIDCAVVEEAAAAALDEPSEENLVKILKLVYGYDCFRDGQVEAIKMVLAGKSGAVVLPTGAGKSLCYQLPALILPGITLVVSPLVALMTDQLRQLPYVIRGGLLSSTQTPEEASESLMQLRQGGIKVLFVSPERFLNEGFLSIISSLPAISLVVIDEAHCISEWSHNFRPSFMRLRASLLRKTLNVRAVLAMTATATTTTLDAIMSALDIPQSNLIQKAQFRDNFHLSVSMVRNRMKDLLILIKSPPFAEVQSIIIYCKFQYETDQVSRYLNDHSILAKSYHSGITAKERSYVQDLFNSNKIRVVVATVAFGMGLDKSDVGAVIHYSLPESLEEYVQEIGRAGRDGRLSYCHLFYDDETFFKLRSLMYSEGVDEYAVNKFLREVFPADKNSCGKIMSLIKESASRRLDMKEEVMLTLLTRLELGNVQYLQLLPQINTTCTLAFHKTTPPLLAQKVSAIAVILKRSENKRGQYTFDIPTVANDMGVTAVELTNQLYDLKLMGEITYEMKDMAYCYRIIEVPTDLLSLSEDITQWLSEVENCKVQKMDAMFSAVYYALNLCDKMQGCNGTNHTPCLQRKILEYFSGVDNTGFCKKTEGQSSPFLRADIKVFLQSNSQAQFTPRAVARIMHGIASPAYPSTTWSKTHFWGRYTRIDFKVVMEAAKEELKHFVGKNTL, from the exons ATGGAGTCGGATTCAGACTCCGACGGATCTCACATCTCCGCAACTCCTCCGAGAAATTTAAGTCCGTCACCACCGCGGCCGCCAC CACCACCTCTCGTGGTGTCAAATAAATCCCGAATCAGAATCAAACCCTCAAAATCAAAACCAGGTCCTTCTGGATCCTCCAAAGCCCCGTCGAAACCCGACCCGGTCCTGGAAACCCCTCTCTCTCTTCCCACCGATCTCCCCTTCCAAATTCGGCGACCTTCCGACGCGCCTTCAGTTTCTTCCTCCATCGAAACCCTCCCTGCTGGTTTCTTCTCTTCCTCCCACTCTGCTTCGTTCGCGAAGATTCGAAGACCGCTCATTAACCCAGAACCTTCTGTAATCGAACCGGTTCTTACTCCCACCGCGTCCAATTCACGCGCTAATAGTACCGATTCGAGGACACGCGGAAAGACGCGGCTTCCGAACCTGATAGGTGCCAGCGCGCCTATGCCTACTGTTAAGCCTCGACCATGCAGCGGCGGCGATGGGAACTTCGTGAGGCTAAACTTGAGTGGCAAGCGAAGGAAGTTCCTGAACAAGAAGGGAAAAAGCGGCGGGAAAAGATACAAgagagggaaattcaaatcgcAGCACGAAAGGGAGGGGGAAGAGAAGGATATTGGAGAGTTGAAGCAGAGAGGGGGTTGCAAGATTCGTGAGATTGATTGCGCTGTAGTGGAAGAGGCTGCGGCTGCGGCGCTTGATGAGCCTTCGGaggagaatttggtgaagattttgaaattagtttatggCTATGATTGTTTCCGAGACGGGCAGGTTGAGGCAATTAAGATGGTTCTTGCTGGAAAGTCAGGAGCGGTTGTTTTGCCGACCGGCGCCGGGAAGTCGCTGTGTTATCAGTTGCCTGCTCTGATCTTGCCTGGGATTACATTGGTCGTTAGTCCATTGGTGGCTTTGATGACTGATCAGCTGAGGCAATTGCCTTATGTGATTAGGGGTGGTCTTCTATCTAGTACTCAG ACACCTGAAGAAGCCTCTGAATCACTGATGCAGCTTCGACAAGGGGGGATAAAG GTGCTTTTTGTTTCACCGGAGCGGTTTCTGAATGAAGGGTTTCTGTCTATCATTTCTTCTTTGCCAGCCATCTCACTTGTTGTTATTGATGAAGCACATTGTATATCTGAATG GTCTCACAATTTCCGACCGTCTTTTATGCGACTTAGAGCATCTTTGCTTCGTAAGACACTTAATGTTCGTGCTGTGCTTGCAATGACAGCAACTGCTACTACCACAACTTTAGATGCCATCATGTCGGCTCTAGATATCCCTCAGTCAAATCTTATTCAGAAGGCGCAGTTTCGggataattttcatttatcagTGTCTATGGTCAGAAACAG AATGAAAGATCTACTGATTTTGATAAAGTCTCCTCCTTTTGCGGAAGTTCAGAGCATCATTATATACTGCAAATTTCAG TACGAAACTGATCAAGTTAGCAGATATTTGAATGATCACAGTATCTTGGCAAAG AGTTATCATAGTGGTATCACTGCAAAGGAACGTAGCTATGTACAGGACTTGTTTAATTCCAACAAGATCAGAGTG GTTGTGGCCACTGTGGCATTTGGCATGGGGCTAGATAAAAGTGATGTTGGAGCT GTAATTCATTACAGTTTGCCTGAAAGTCTGGAAGAGTATGTACAG GAGATAGGACGTGCCGGAAGGGATGGGAGGTTGTCCTACTGTCACCTATTTTATGATGATGAGACATTTTTCAAACTTCGTAGTCTTATGTACAG TGAAGGAGTAGACGAATATGCTGTGAACAAATTTCTGCGTGAAGTCTTTCCTGCTGATAAAAACTCCTGTGGGAAAATAATGTCATTAATCAAAGAATCTGCTTCACGCAGGCTCGATATGAAGGAAGAG gtGATGCTTACTCTTCTGACACGCTTGGAGTTGGGCAATGTGCAGTACTTGCAGTTACTTCCACAGATAAATACAACTTGCACTTTGGCTTTCCATAAG ACTACTCCGCCATTACTTGCCCAAAAAGTATCTGCTATAGCTGTAATTCTAAAAAG ATCTGAAAATAAGCGTGGGCAATATacttttgacatccctactgtGGCAAATGACATGGGGGTTACAGCAGTTGAATTAACAAATCAGTTGTACGACCTGAAG TTGATGGGAGAAATAACTTATGAAATGAAGGACATGGCCTACTGTTATAGGATCATTGAAGTCCCTACAGACTTGTTATCACTATCAGAAGATATTACCCAATGGTTATCAGAAGTTGAAAATTGTAAG GTACAAAAAATGGATGCAATGTTTAGTGCTGTATATTATGCATTAAATCTATGTGATAAGATGCAAGGTTGCAATGGGACCAATCACACACCATGCTTGCAAAGGAAAATATTGGAATATTTTTCTGGAGTTGATAATACTGGTTTCTGCAAGAAAACTGAGGGCCAAAGCAG TCCTTTCCTACGAGCGGATATAAAG GTCTTTTTACAGAGCAATTCGCAGGCCCAATTTACGCCAAGAGCTGTTGCGAGAATAATGCATGGAATTGCAAGCCCGGCGTATCCTTCAACAACATGGAGTAAAACTCATTTCTG GGGAAGGTATACTCGAATAGACTTTAAGGTAGTGATGGAAGCAGCAAAGGAAGAACTTAAACATTTCGTCGGAAAAAATACGCTCTAA